The Paenibacillus sp. FSL W8-0426 region CTTTTGTAACCCCAGCCCTTCATAAGCGGCGCAATGGCGGCACGATTCTCGCGCTGATCGAAGAAATAACCGGTTTTCTGCCCTTCCACGATGTCCACTTTGATCAACAGACCGTTCTCGGTCACCGTCACATGTCTTGGACAATCGCCGTAAAGCGGCCCTTTGGTTTGCTCCAGGCCTTCGAGCTCGCGAATCGGCACGTCGCTGCGTTCGTAGATGCCCTCAGGCTGCAGCACTTCGATCAATGCCTGCACGATCGCCTCGCGGCAGCGGTCCATGCCGAGCGTCAGCAACTGCACCACCAGGATGCTGCCGAAGCGGTCCACGATCAGTCCGGGCAGGAAATCGGCTTCACCGTAGACGAGTCGATACGCCTCGCCATCCTGGATGAACCGCTCCCGATGACGCAAACAGTCACGGAACCGGTCTGCGAAAAAGGCGATATCCATTTGGTTGTATTCCAGCGGTTCGTAAGATACGACCCTTACCGTAATTTGTGAAGCCGGGTTATAATACCCGGTCGCCAAATACCGGCCCTGATGATTCAGCACCTGAACCAGGTCGCCTGGCTCGGGATTGCCGTCCACCGAAGCAATTTCATTGTTGTAAATCCACGGGTGGGATTGTTCGAGCCGCTTTTTGCGGCTGCGTTCCAGTGTAACCGATGGCAAGTCAATGCACTTCCTTTTTTGGTATTTTATATTTCGCTTGTCCATACAAACATGCTGTGCCCCGTTCCGTTCCTGTCGCCACGACGTTTTTCATGCTCCATCTCTTGTGCTTGTCATGGTTGTCCGCCGTCGTTCATAAGATGAATGAAGGAAAGGTACGGAAGGAATGATGCAGAACGATGTTTAGGGATGTTCTATTTCCGCTCCTGTATGGATTGCTTATTTTTTTGGCCGGCATGAAATGGATGGAGACGGCATTGCAGCGCATGGCCGGTCCATCGCTCGCCACTTGGCTGGGGCGAGCCACGTCCGCTCCCTGGAAAGGCATGGCTTTTAGTGCAGGAGCAACGGCATTGCTCCAAAGCAGCACTGCCGTCACCGTCCTCACGATCGGCCTTGCCAATGCGCGCCTGATCACATACGGGCGTACCCTTGGCATTATTTTGGGAACCAATATCGGGACATGCCTGACCACCGAGCTGGTCGGATTGCAGCTTGGCCGCTTCGGCCTGCCTTTGCTTATGCTGTCATTGCTCGGCTGGGCCCTCTTCGTTGTTCTAAGCGAGCTCAATCCATTCGCACCGACGCGTACGCGAAACATATTGCTGGGTGCACAATACGGCTTTCTTGCCGTCGCCGGTTTCGCACTGATCATGATCGGCATCCAGGTCATGCAATCGATTGCCGTTCCACTGCGCAGCATGGGGGTGTTCCAGTGGTTTCTGGACCGGGCGGCGGACAGCCTCTGGTGGGGGTTCCTCGCCGGTGCCTGTCTGACGGCGCTCATTCACAGCAGCGCCGCCGTGATCAGCATGGCGATCACGCTTGCGGCCACGGGGGTTCTGCCCGTGGAAATCGGCATCGCCATCGTGATCGGGTCCAACGTCGGGACCTGCATCACCGCCGTGATTGCAGCCGCGGGCGGAGCATCGGCCGGCAAGTTCGTCGCCGCCTCGCACGTTGTGCTCAACGTGGCAGGCGCGCTGCTGTTCATGCCGCTGATCAGCCTGCTTCAGGCCGCCTCGGCCTGGATATCAGCGGACCTCGGGGCACAGATTGCACATGCCCAGACCCTTTTTAACGTGATCAGTTCCCTGCTTGCCCTGCCCTTCTGTTATTTGCCCATCTGGCACAAAAGGCCACCGGCGTCCCGCCCATCGGCGAAATCACCTGCGGCCTGATATGATGTCTGCACACGGCTTTGCTGGTACATCATCCCGGGCTGACACCAATTACGGTTAAACGTCAATGCCAAGCTTGTTCAGTGCCGTACGCAAAATGCTGTCATTGTTGTCGTATCCGCTCTGCTGCTGTCTCGTCCAGGCTTCCTCCGGGGTGTACCAATCCACCCCTTTGATTTCCTCGATCTGGGGTTGCAGATCACCGCTTTCGGCTTCGACCAAATAATAATGTACCTCTTTGTCCACCGGACCAAACTCTGCATGCTGGTACGTATACGCAATAATGTCCACAGGCTCGACGATGCGGCCCACCATGCCGGTTTCCTCCAAAATTTCGCGCAGCGCGGTTTGTTCCACCGTTTCGCCCGGCTCCATTTTGCCTTTGGCCAACGTTGTTTTTCCATAGCGGTCCACGATCAGCTGAATTTGCAATTGACCGCCCTCTCCCGTGCGATAAACAACACCGCCTGCCGAAATTTCCTTTTTGTTCATCCCGATTTCCCCCAGTTCACGATAATGATCCCGCCTGTATTAGCAAAAGAAGGATTTCAATTTCCCCGGACACGGATGTGCCCAGGGTCTTGAAATCCTTGATCCCTGCCGCCCGATTACATCGCTGCGGATTTCAGATTTTCTTCCAGCACGCGGACAAGCGTCCCTTGGCTCTCGTTTACGCCGGCTTCCGTCAATTTGACGCGGCATACTTTGCCGATCATGTCCGGCGTTCCGTCAAAGACAAGCTGAATGTAGTTGTCGCTGTAGCCATGCAGCTTGCCGCTGCCTTCGCGGCCTTTCGCTTCGCCTTCAGGAATGACTTCCAGCACTTGTCCCACGAATTTTTGCGCATACTCCAGCTGCATTTTTTCGGATAAATCGATCAGCTCGTGCACGCGGGCATTTTTCACGTCCTCGTCCACCTGGTCTTCCATGCGCGCAGCCGGCGTTCCGGTCCGTTTGGAATAAGGGAACACATGCATTTCGGAGAAGCCGATTTTTTGCATCAGCTCATAGCCGTTGCGGAACATTTCGTCCGTTTCGCCCGGGAAACCAACAATGACGTCGGTCGTAATGGCCACGTCCGGCATCGCCTCGCGAATGCGGAGCATTTTGTTGTAGAATTCTTCGGTCGTGTACTTGCGGCGCATCCGTTTGAGCACCGTGTCGTCACCGGCCTGAAGCGGAATGTGGAAATGACGCACGAGTTTGTCCGAACGTTTGATCACGTCCAGCATGCGGTCGTCAATCTGGCTTGCTTCGATGGAACTGATGCGGATCCGTTCCAGTCCTTCCACTTTGTCCAGATCCCACAGCAGGTCGGTCAGGTCGTAATTCTCCATGTCGTCGCCGTATCCGCCGGTATGGATGCCCGTCAGGACGATTTCCTTGTACCCGGCATGCACCAGCTGTTTCGCCTGCTGGATGATGCTGCTTGCTTCCCGGCTGCGGGACAATCCGCGCGACCACGGAATGATGCAGAACGTGCAGAAGTTGTTGCAGCCATCCTGGATTTTCAGGAAAGCGCGGGTACGGTCCGCGAAATCCGGCACGTCCATTTCTTCGAACACGCGTGTTTTCATAATGTTGCGCACCGCGTTCACCGGCTGACGGGATTCCTGGATTTCCTTGACGTAAGGCAGGATTTTATCCCGGTCCTGCGTACCGATGACGAGATCGACGCCCGGAATGTCCATGATTTCGGCCGGGGACGTCTGTGCATAACATCCGGTTACTGCCACGATCGCGTCCGGGTTGCGGCGGATGGCACGGCGAATGATCTGGCGGCTTTTTTTGTCGCCCGTATTCGTCACTGTACATGTATTGATCAAATAAACGTCTGCGGTCTGTTCATCGAAGTCGACCTGGTCGTAGCCTTCGTTTTTGAACAGCTGCCAGATCGCCTCCGTATCGTAAAAGTTCACTTTACATCCCAAGGTGTAAAACGCCA contains the following coding sequences:
- a CDS encoding Na/Pi symporter; the encoded protein is MFRDVLFPLLYGLLIFLAGMKWMETALQRMAGPSLATWLGRATSAPWKGMAFSAGATALLQSSTAVTVLTIGLANARLITYGRTLGIILGTNIGTCLTTELVGLQLGRFGLPLLMLSLLGWALFVVLSELNPFAPTRTRNILLGAQYGFLAVAGFALIMIGIQVMQSIAVPLRSMGVFQWFLDRAADSLWWGFLAGACLTALIHSSAAVISMAITLAATGVLPVEIGIAIVIGSNVGTCITAVIAAAGGASAGKFVAASHVVLNVAGALLFMPLISLLQAASAWISADLGAQIAHAQTLFNVISSLLALPFCYLPIWHKRPPASRPSAKSPAA
- a CDS encoding NUDIX domain-containing protein, with protein sequence MNKKEISAGGVVYRTGEGGQLQIQLIVDRYGKTTLAKGKMEPGETVEQTALREILEETGMVGRIVEPVDIIAYTYQHAEFGPVDKEVHYYLVEAESGDLQPQIEEIKGVDWYTPEEAWTRQQQSGYDNNDSILRTALNKLGIDV
- the mtaB gene encoding tRNA (N(6)-L-threonylcarbamoyladenosine(37)-C(2))-methylthiotransferase MtaB, whose product is MPSVAFYTLGCKVNFYDTEAIWQLFKNEGYDQVDFDEQTADVYLINTCTVTNTGDKKSRQIIRRAIRRNPDAIVAVTGCYAQTSPAEIMDIPGVDLVIGTQDRDKILPYVKEIQESRQPVNAVRNIMKTRVFEEMDVPDFADRTRAFLKIQDGCNNFCTFCIIPWSRGLSRSREASSIIQQAKQLVHAGYKEIVLTGIHTGGYGDDMENYDLTDLLWDLDKVEGLERIRISSIEASQIDDRMLDVIKRSDKLVRHFHIPLQAGDDTVLKRMRRKYTTEEFYNKMLRIREAMPDVAITTDVIVGFPGETDEMFRNGYELMQKIGFSEMHVFPYSKRTGTPAARMEDQVDEDVKNARVHELIDLSEKMQLEYAQKFVGQVLEVIPEGEAKGREGSGKLHGYSDNYIQLVFDGTPDMIGKVCRVKLTEAGVNESQGTLVRVLEENLKSAAM